A stretch of the Nitrospiria bacterium genome encodes the following:
- the rplL gene encoding 50S ribosomal protein L7/L12 — protein MATATKLSKDELIKAIEGMTVLELSELVKALEERFGVTAAMPAMAVASAGGGAAAAAAEEKTSFDVILSSAAADKKIQIIKVVRELTSLGLKEAKDLVEGAPKPVKSGVAKEEAETMKKKLEEAGAKVEIK, from the coding sequence ATGGCGACTGCAACGAAACTTTCCAAAGATGAATTGATCAAGGCGATCGAAGGAATGACGGTTCTGGAGCTTTCGGAACTGGTCAAGGCCCTCGAGGAGAGGTTTGGCGTGACGGCGGCCATGCCCGCAATGGCCGTGGCCTCGGCCGGCGGGGGTGCCGCAGCCGCCGCCGCTGAAGAGAAGACCAGTTTTGACGTGATCTTATCGTCCGCGGCGGCCGATAAGAAGATCCAGATCATCAAAGTGGTTCGCGAACTGACCAGTCTTGGCCTCAAGGAAGCCAAGGATCTCGTCGAAGGAGCGCCGAAGCCGGTGAAAAGCGGCGTGGCGAAGGAAGAAGCCGAGACCATGAAGAAGAAGCTGGAAGAGGCTGGCGCCAAGGTCGAAATTAAATAA
- the rplA gene encoding 50S ribosomal protein L1 has translation MGKKYLAAKAHVETKQYTIPEAMQIVKKAAFAKFDETVDLAVQLGVDPKHSDQMVRGSVLLPHGTGKTVRVAVFAKGDKEKEAREAGADVVGSEELVEKITKGWLEFDRVIATPDLMGTVGKLGKILGPRGLMPNPKSGTVTFDLAKAIREVRQGRVEFKVEKAGIVHVPVGKVSFEPQKLAENASTVLETIVKAKPSTAKGVYLKAITVSSTMGPSIKIDAPGVAKMFG, from the coding sequence ATGGGAAAGAAATACCTGGCAGCCAAAGCGCACGTCGAAACGAAACAGTATACGATCCCGGAGGCGATGCAGATTGTAAAAAAGGCCGCGTTCGCCAAGTTCGACGAAACCGTGGATTTGGCGGTTCAGTTGGGCGTTGATCCGAAGCATTCCGATCAAATGGTGCGTGGATCGGTTCTTCTCCCCCACGGCACCGGTAAGACGGTCCGCGTCGCTGTCTTTGCCAAAGGGGATAAGGAAAAAGAGGCGCGGGAAGCGGGCGCCGATGTCGTGGGTTCCGAAGAGCTCGTCGAAAAGATTACCAAAGGATGGCTCGAGTTCGACCGCGTTATCGCGACCCCGGATCTCATGGGAACGGTTGGCAAGCTGGGTAAAATTTTAGGTCCTCGTGGGTTAATGCCCAATCCAAAATCGGGCACCGTTACTTTTGATCTCGCCAAGGCCATTCGTGAAGTTCGTCAAGGGCGGGTTGAATTCAAGGTGGAAAAGGCGGGAATAGTCCATGTTCCTGTCGGCAAAGTCTCTTTCGAGCCTCAAAAGCTGGCCGAGAACGCTTCAACGGTACTGGAGACAATCGTCAAAGCCAAGCCGTCCACAGCCAAAGGGGTATATCTTAAAGCCATTACGGTTTCATCGACCATGGGACCTTCGATCAAAATCGATGCGCCCGGCGTCGCAAAAATGTTTGGGTGA
- the rplJ gene encoding 50S ribosomal protein L10, whose amino-acid sequence MKMKREEKQRQVDELHEKFSTATVAILTEFKGLAVSEMTELRQKLRGAKGELRVVKNTLARRAVEGTNVSGTREAFQGAIAVAFGYDDPVAPAKILKEFVDKRTEKIKVKIGVVEGQVLDSKGLKAVASLPKKEVLIADLLSRMQAPVSGLVGGLQGIIRKFVYTVSAIRDQQSTKTS is encoded by the coding sequence ATGAAAATGAAACGGGAAGAGAAACAACGCCAGGTCGATGAACTTCACGAGAAATTTTCAACCGCTACGGTGGCCATTTTGACGGAGTTTAAGGGATTGGCCGTGTCGGAAATGACGGAGCTTCGGCAGAAACTCCGCGGGGCCAAGGGCGAACTTCGAGTCGTAAAAAATACGCTGGCCCGACGGGCGGTCGAAGGGACGAACGTGTCCGGAACCCGAGAGGCCTTTCAAGGCGCCATCGCCGTTGCCTTCGGCTACGACGATCCTGTCGCGCCGGCCAAGATCTTGAAGGAATTCGTCGATAAGAGAACCGAAAAGATCAAGGTCAAGATTGGAGTCGTGGAAGGTCAGGTCTTGGATTCCAAGGGCCTGAAGGCCGTGGCCTCGCTGCCCAAGAAAGAAGTGCTGATCGCGGACCTGTTGAGTCGGATGCAGGCCCCGGTGAGCGGATTGGTCGGTGGACTACAGGGGATTATCCGGAAGTTCGTTTATACGGTTTCGGCGATCCGGGATCAACAATCAACAAAGACATCGTAA